The proteins below are encoded in one region of Winogradskyella helgolandensis:
- a CDS encoding sugar transferase, with protein sequence MYTKFIKRIFDFLAAFVGLLIISPIFIFLIISLFILNNGKPFFYQLRAGKNGKLFTIIKFKTMTDKTDQDGNLLPAMDRVTKVGSICRKLSLDELPQLINIIKGDMSLIGPRPLLPIYLERYSQKQNRRHEVLPGITGWAQVNGRNAISWEQKFEYDVHYVENQSFTLDFSIILKTIDKVINRKDINNSDNMDMPEFKGSQEV encoded by the coding sequence ATATATACGAAATTTATAAAACGTATTTTTGATTTTTTAGCCGCTTTTGTTGGACTTTTAATTATTTCCCCAATATTTATATTTCTCATTATTAGCTTATTCATACTTAATAATGGTAAACCTTTTTTCTATCAATTGCGTGCTGGAAAAAACGGCAAGCTTTTTACAATTATTAAGTTTAAAACCATGACAGATAAAACAGATCAAGATGGTAATTTATTACCTGCTATGGATCGTGTCACCAAAGTTGGAAGTATTTGTAGAAAATTATCATTAGATGAATTACCCCAACTCATCAACATTATTAAAGGTGATATGAGCTTAATTGGTCCACGTCCATTATTACCAATATACCTCGAACGATATAGTCAAAAACAGAATAGAAGACACGAAGTATTACCAGGAATTACGGGTTGGGCTCAAGTCAACGGAAGAAATGCAATTAGTTGGGAACAAAAATTCGAATATGACGTCCATTACGTAGAAAATCAATCGTTTACTTTAGATTTTAGTATTATTTTAAAAACAATAGATAAAGTTATTAATAGAAAAGATATTAATAATTCCGACAACATGGATATGCCTGAATTTAAAGGCTCTCAAGAAGTTTAG
- a CDS encoding HAD family hydrolase yields the protein MDIKVDNTTVIVFDLDDTLYNELDFLKSAYKSIAIFVEPNDWKALYSKMFSLYRCKVNVFEFVANTYKIEISLLVEMYRSHKPSIQLFDGVLEVFDAIKSKNGKIAIVTDGRSKTQRAKLENLGVLNYLDKIIISEEIGTEKPNSANFIAVEKALAGTTYYYIADNLKKDFVAPNTLGWKSVALVDNGKNIHFESHKYMEFQNLPQQFIIDFKDFKII from the coding sequence ATGGATATAAAGGTTGATAATACTACAGTTATAGTCTTTGATTTAGATGATACATTATATAATGAGTTAGATTTCTTAAAATCGGCTTATAAGTCTATTGCGATATTCGTAGAGCCAAACGATTGGAAAGCCTTGTATTCAAAGATGTTTTCATTATACAGGTGCAAGGTTAATGTTTTTGAATTTGTTGCTAATACCTATAAAATAGAAATAAGTTTATTGGTTGAGATGTATAGAAGTCATAAACCAAGCATTCAATTATTTGATGGTGTTTTAGAGGTTTTTGATGCTATTAAATCTAAAAATGGTAAAATAGCGATTGTTACCGATGGTAGATCGAAAACGCAAAGAGCTAAGTTAGAGAATTTAGGTGTTTTGAATTATTTAGATAAAATTATTATTTCTGAAGAAATTGGAACTGAAAAACCAAATTCAGCTAATTTTATAGCTGTTGAAAAGGCGCTAGCGGGAACAACCTATTATTACATAGCCGATAATTTAAAGAAAGATTTCGTTGCACCTAATACTTTAGGTTGGAAAAGCGTAGCTTTAGTAGATAATGGTAAAAATATCCATTTTGAATCTCATAAGTATATGGAGTTTCAGAATTTACCTCAACAATTTATAATTGATTTTAAGGATTTTAAAATCATATAA
- a CDS encoding ATP-grasp domain-containing protein has protein sequence MNILITSAGRRVSLVRSFQKEIIKSNPNSKVFASDAEPILSAACQIADGFFKVPRLDESDYIAVLIEFCKINDIHLIVPTIDTELLELAKNKEKFKKEGIEVVISSVDFVSKCRNKRVIHEFFEAHNVNVAKEFTKDNYELPLFIKPIDGSRSVDTFLIKTQEEFTDYHFSNEKLMFLEYLDHDDFDEFTCDLYFGKDHKLKCAVPRKRIEVRDGEVYKALTVNNSLVPYIKKNLNYIEGAVGCLTAQFFVNRRDDQKIYAIEINPRFGGGYPLSYLSGANFTKWIIDEYLHGKTIEEKFDVWEKDLLMIRYDDEILVHGYKG, from the coding sequence ATGAATATCTTAATTACTTCGGCAGGAAGACGAGTTTCTTTAGTAAGATCATTTCAAAAAGAAATAATAAAGTCGAACCCAAACTCTAAAGTTTTTGCTTCAGATGCTGAGCCTATTTTATCTGCAGCATGCCAAATTGCAGATGGCTTTTTTAAAGTGCCAAGGCTAGATGAATCAGATTATATAGCTGTTTTGATTGAATTTTGTAAAATTAATGATATTCACCTAATTGTACCAACTATAGACACAGAACTGCTTGAATTGGCGAAAAACAAAGAAAAATTTAAGAAAGAAGGCATTGAGGTTGTGATATCATCCGTTGATTTTGTTTCTAAATGTAGAAATAAAAGAGTAATACATGAGTTTTTTGAAGCACACAACGTAAATGTCGCAAAAGAATTTACTAAAGATAATTATGAATTACCACTTTTTATTAAGCCGATAGATGGGAGTAGAAGTGTAGATACATTTTTAATAAAAACGCAAGAAGAGTTTACTGATTATCATTTTAGTAATGAAAAATTAATGTTTTTAGAGTATTTGGACCATGATGATTTTGATGAGTTTACATGTGATTTATATTTTGGTAAAGACCATAAATTAAAATGTGCTGTGCCTAGAAAGAGGATCGAGGTTAGAGACGGAGAAGTTTATAAGGCTTTGACAGTCAATAATAGTTTGGTGCCTTATATAAAGAAAAACTTAAACTATATCGAAGGGGCTGTTGGTTGTCTTACAGCTCAGTTTTTTGTAAATAGACGTGATGATCAAAAAATTTATGCTATTGAGATAAACCCGCGATTTGGAGGTGGCTATCCATTATCTTATCTGTCTGGTGCTAATTTCACAAAATGGATTATTGACGAATACTTACATGGAAAAACCATTGAAGAAAAATTTGATGTGTGGGAAAAGGACTTATTAATGATTCGTTATGATGATGAAATTTTAGTACATGGATATAAAGGTTGA
- a CDS encoding glycosyltransferase family 4 protein yields MDKKRILLIASLSGSLINFRGDFIKSLIENGFQVFAAAPEHPDDIHAKLETLGATPLEFSLNRTGLNPIKDLQSINELKGLIRDNNIDLVFPYTVKPVIYGSIAANQCKVPVISLITGLGYAFTGLSTKARLLQRFNEILYKLSIRKNKVIVFQNRDDYQLFLDRKVISKKQNVDFVSGSGVNLNQFSFKEKNPSENVSFLLVARLIKEKGIELYLEAAKILKAKYPKAEFHLIGSPETSPSAISEDELNQLHKEKVIVFHGEQQNIPEHLHQNDVFVLPSYYREGLPRTTLEACACGNPIITTDSVGCRESVKEGYNGFLIEPQNLDALIEPMEYFITHPEKIKEMGINSRKYAEERFDVNIINNDLVQLITGVLKA; encoded by the coding sequence ATGGATAAAAAAAGAATATTGCTTATAGCATCTCTATCTGGTTCTTTAATAAATTTTAGAGGAGATTTTATTAAGAGTTTAATAGAAAATGGGTTTCAGGTTTTTGCCGCTGCTCCAGAACATCCTGATGATATACATGCTAAATTAGAAACGTTGGGTGCAACTCCATTAGAATTTAGTTTAAACAGAACTGGCCTCAACCCTATTAAAGATCTACAATCGATAAATGAATTGAAAGGACTTATAAGAGATAATAATATAGATCTCGTATTCCCTTACACCGTTAAACCGGTTATTTACGGTTCAATTGCCGCAAATCAATGTAAAGTACCCGTGATTTCTTTAATTACTGGTTTAGGTTATGCATTTACAGGCTTATCTACCAAAGCGAGACTGCTACAACGATTCAATGAAATATTATATAAATTATCTATTCGAAAAAATAAAGTTATCGTTTTTCAAAATAGAGATGACTACCAATTGTTCTTAGATAGAAAAGTTATTTCTAAGAAGCAAAACGTGGATTTTGTTAGTGGCTCAGGCGTTAATCTTAACCAATTTAGCTTTAAAGAAAAAAATCCTTCCGAAAATGTTAGTTTCCTTTTAGTTGCTAGATTAATTAAAGAAAAAGGTATTGAATTATACCTGGAAGCTGCCAAGATATTGAAAGCTAAATACCCAAAAGCAGAGTTTCATTTAATTGGCTCACCTGAAACCTCACCATCTGCAATAAGTGAGGACGAACTAAACCAATTACACAAAGAAAAAGTTATAGTATTTCATGGTGAACAACAAAATATACCAGAGCACCTTCATCAAAATGATGTTTTTGTATTACCTAGCTACTACAGAGAAGGGCTACCAAGAACTACTTTAGAAGCTTGTGCTTGTGGTAATCCCATTATTACAACAGATTCAGTTGGATGTAGAGAATCTGTAAAGGAGGGTTACAACGGCTTTTTAATTGAGCCTCAAAACTTGGATGCTTTAATTGAACCAATGGAGTATTTTATTACACACCCAGAAAAAATCAAAGAAATGGGAATTAATAGTAGAAAATATGCAGAAGAACGTTTTGATGTTAATATTATAAACAATGATTTAGTTCAATTGATAACTGGTGTACTCAAAGCATAA
- a CDS encoding DegT/DnrJ/EryC1/StrS family aminotransferase, which produces MKPKIWLSSPHMSGNELPFIIEAFDTNWVAPLGPNVNGFENDIQSYLNEDKHVAALASGTSALHLSLILLGVGQGDEVICQSKTFSASANPIVYQGASPVFVDSERETWNMCPVQLEIAIKDRIAKGHVPKAIITVHLYGMPYKVDEINKIALKYNIPIVEDSAESLGSQFKGRNCGTFGDFSILSFNGNKIITTSGGGAIVTSTLKLKEKAVFLATQARDNAPHYLHSEIGYNYRMSNIVAGIGRGQMTTLDNHVAKRRSNHQFYFDSLKNIDTITFLKEPDGYFSNRWLSCILLDSKETREGLRLALEKENIESRPLWKPMHQQPVFKKYPSYLNGVSDDLFNRGLCLPSGSNLTDNELERVISAINAYFVTC; this is translated from the coding sequence ATGAAACCTAAAATATGGCTTTCCTCACCACACATGAGTGGTAATGAATTACCTTTTATTATAGAAGCTTTTGACACTAATTGGGTCGCGCCATTAGGGCCAAATGTTAATGGCTTTGAAAACGATATACAATCTTACCTTAATGAAGACAAACATGTTGCTGCATTAGCATCTGGCACTTCCGCTTTGCATCTAAGTCTTATATTATTAGGGGTTGGCCAAGGAGATGAAGTGATTTGTCAAAGCAAAACATTTTCAGCATCTGCTAATCCTATAGTTTACCAAGGAGCTTCTCCTGTTTTTGTAGATAGTGAAAGAGAGACCTGGAATATGTGTCCTGTACAATTAGAAATTGCAATTAAAGACAGAATTGCTAAAGGACATGTACCAAAAGCGATTATTACAGTACACTTATATGGAATGCCATATAAAGTGGATGAAATTAACAAAATTGCATTAAAATATAATATTCCTATAGTAGAAGACAGTGCTGAATCATTGGGAAGCCAATTTAAAGGGAGAAACTGTGGAACTTTCGGAGATTTTTCTATCTTATCTTTTAACGGTAATAAAATTATTACAACATCAGGTGGTGGTGCTATAGTTACTAGCACTTTAAAACTTAAAGAAAAAGCAGTTTTCTTAGCAACACAAGCTAGAGACAATGCTCCTCATTACTTGCACTCTGAAATTGGATACAACTATAGAATGTCTAACATCGTTGCTGGTATTGGTCGTGGACAAATGACAACCCTAGATAACCATGTCGCAAAACGTCGCTCTAACCATCAATTCTATTTCGATTCATTGAAAAATATAGATACAATTACTTTTCTCAAAGAACCAGATGGTTATTTCTCTAACCGTTGGCTATCTTGTATTCTTTTAGATTCTAAAGAGACTCGAGAAGGCTTAAGATTAGCATTGGAAAAAGAAAATATTGAATCTAGACCATTATGGAAACCGATGCACCAACAGCCTGTTTTCAAGAAATATCCTAGTTACCTTAATGGTGTTTCTGATGATTTATTTAATAGAGGATTATGCTTACCAAGTGGTTCAAATCTTACTGATAATGAATTAGAAAGAGTTATTTCTGCAATAAATGCGTATTTTGTAACATGCTAA